The following coding sequences lie in one Flavobacterium sediminis genomic window:
- the gyrA gene encoding DNA gyrase subunit A — MSEGEKLIPINIEEEMKSAYIDYSMSVIVSRALPDVRDGLKPVHRRVLFGMHELGIRSNSAYKKSARIVGEVLGKYHPHGDSSVYDAMVRMAQDWSLRYLMVDGQGNFGSVDGDSPAAMRYTEARMKKISEEMLADIEKETVDFQLNFDDSLEEPKVLPTRVPNLLINGASGIAVGMATNMPPHNLSEVIDGTLAYIDNNDIEIDELMNHIKAPDFPTGGVIYGYEGVREAFKTGRGRVVMRAKANFEESNGKEAIVVTEIPYQVNKAEMIKKTADLVNEKKIEGISTIRDESDRKGMRIVYELKRDAVPNVVLNTLFKYTQLQSSFSVNNIALVKGRPEMLNLKDLIHHFVEHRHDVVVRRAQFDLRKAEERAHILEGLIIASDNIDEVIALIRSSKDGEEARNKLIERFKLSEIQARAIVEMRLRQLTGLEQDKLRAEYDEVMKLIAYLKELLANKDMRMQVIKDELVEIKDKYGDERRSVIEYAGGDVSIEDLIADEQVVVTISHAGYIKRTSLSEYKTQNRGGVGQKGSATRDQDFLEHLFVATNHQYLLFFTQKGKCFWMRVFEIPEGTKASKGRAIQNLINIESDDKVKAFICTKDLKDEEYINSRFVIMATKKGIVKKTPLEQYSRPRQNGINAITIREDDELLEAKLTTGNSQVLIAVKSGKLVRFEEEKTRPMGRTASGVRGITLADDKDEVIGMVSIDEKDINDSQILVVTENGYGKRTKLEEDGEPVYRITNRGGKGVKTLNITDKTGALISVNAVTDEDDLMIINKSGLTIRMRVDDLRVMGRATQGVRLINIKGNDSIAAVTKVLREEEEELPEGEENTEGMNTDENNETQE, encoded by the coding sequence ATGTCTGAAGGAGAAAAGTTAATACCTATTAACATAGAAGAAGAAATGAAATCAGCCTACATTGATTATTCAATGTCGGTAATCGTTTCCAGAGCTCTTCCTGATGTTAGAGATGGGTTAAAGCCTGTACACCGTAGAGTATTATTTGGAATGCACGAATTAGGAATACGTTCCAACAGTGCGTATAAAAAATCAGCCAGAATTGTAGGAGAGGTTTTAGGTAAGTACCACCCGCATGGAGATTCTTCGGTTTATGATGCTATGGTGCGTATGGCTCAGGATTGGAGTTTACGTTATTTAATGGTTGACGGACAAGGTAACTTTGGTTCAGTTGATGGTGATAGTCCGGCAGCAATGCGTTATACTGAGGCCAGAATGAAAAAGATATCAGAGGAGATGTTAGCTGATATCGAAAAAGAAACAGTAGATTTTCAATTGAACTTTGATGACTCTTTGGAGGAACCAAAAGTTTTACCGACTCGTGTGCCCAACTTGTTAATTAACGGAGCTTCTGGGATTGCAGTAGGTATGGCAACAAATATGCCGCCACATAACTTGTCTGAAGTTATTGACGGAACACTGGCTTACATCGATAATAATGATATTGAGATCGATGAATTGATGAATCATATCAAAGCACCGGATTTTCCAACCGGTGGTGTTATTTACGGATATGAAGGTGTAAGAGAGGCTTTTAAAACCGGTAGAGGTCGTGTGGTTATGCGTGCTAAAGCTAACTTTGAAGAGTCTAACGGTAAAGAAGCCATTGTTGTAACAGAAATTCCGTATCAAGTTAACAAGGCTGAAATGATCAAAAAAACAGCGGATCTGGTTAACGAAAAAAAGATCGAAGGAATTTCTACTATTCGTGATGAGTCGGATAGAAAAGGGATGCGTATTGTATACGAACTGAAAAGAGATGCAGTTCCTAATGTAGTTTTGAATACATTATTCAAGTATACTCAATTACAATCTTCGTTCAGTGTGAATAACATTGCATTGGTAAAAGGAAGACCGGAAATGCTAAATCTTAAAGATTTAATTCATCATTTCGTAGAACACCGTCACGATGTTGTTGTTCGCAGAGCACAATTTGATTTAAGAAAAGCAGAAGAAAGAGCCCATATTTTAGAAGGTTTAATTATTGCTTCTGATAATATTGATGAAGTAATTGCTTTAATACGTTCTTCAAAAGATGGAGAAGAAGCTCGTAACAAATTGATCGAGCGATTCAAATTGTCTGAAATTCAAGCCAGAGCTATCGTAGAAATGCGCTTACGCCAGTTAACAGGGCTGGAACAAGATAAGCTTCGTGCAGAATACGATGAAGTAATGAAACTGATTGCGTACTTGAAAGAGTTACTTGCTAACAAGGATATGCGTATGCAGGTAATCAAAGACGAGTTAGTTGAAATAAAAGATAAATACGGAGACGAAAGACGTTCAGTAATTGAATATGCCGGCGGAGATGTAAGTATTGAAGATTTGATTGCTGACGAACAAGTTGTGGTAACTATCTCTCATGCAGGTTATATTAAACGTACTTCGTTGTCTGAATATAAGACACAGAACAGAGGAGGAGTAGGGCAAAAAGGTTCGGCAACAAGAGATCAGGATTTTCTGGAACATCTTTTTGTAGCTACAAATCACCAATATCTATTGTTCTTTACGCAAAAAGGAAAATGTTTCTGGATGCGTGTATTTGAAATTCCGGAAGGAACGAAAGCAAGTAAAGGTAGAGCTATTCAAAACTTAATCAATATCGAAAGTGATGATAAAGTAAAAGCCTTTATTTGTACAAAAGACCTTAAGGATGAAGAATACATCAATAGTCGTTTTGTAATTATGGCTACTAAAAAAGGGATTGTAAAAAAGACACCTTTAGAGCAATACTCAAGACCTCGTCAAAACGGTATCAATGCAATAACTATTCGCGAGGACGATGAATTACTGGAAGCAAAATTAACTACCGGTAATAGTCAGGTACTAATCGCTGTTAAATCCGGTAAATTGGTTCGTTTTGAAGAAGAGAAAACACGTCCTATGGGACGTACGGCCTCCGGTGTAAGAGGTATTACTCTTGCAGACGATAAAGATGAAGTTATCGGAATGGTTTCTATTGATGAGAAAGATATAAATGATTCTCAAATTTTAGTAGTTACTGAAAACGGTTATGGTAAACGTACTAAATTAGAAGAAGACGGAGAACCGGTTTATCGTATCACGAACAGAGGTGGTAAAGGAGTTAAAACTTTAAATATTACAGATAAAACAGGTGCATTGATCTCTGTAAATGCAGTTACAGATGAAGATGATCTGATGATTATCAATAAATCCGGTTTAACAATCAGAATGCGAGTGGACGACTTAAGGGTAATGGGTAGAGCTACACAAGGAGTTCGTTTAATTAATATAAAAGGAAACGATTCTATTGCAGCTGTTACTAAAGTTCTACGAGAAGAGGAAGAAGAATTACCTGAAGGAGAAGAGAATACCGAAGGGATGAATACTGATGAGAATAACGAAACTCAAGAATAA
- a CDS encoding tetratricopeptide repeat protein: MKRLILATAFFCSVATFAQKDELKTLKKIYGKETISQKDLEAYKAALNSLEPLAKEEGDKVYTKFYKVMYPTLELYSKGDKATLQDQIKLYNPQFITEYGNVIDETMAYEAKVGKKIYTDDLVQEKQSFKNQLSMIANSAYTGKKYKEASSFFYALYLFDEKNEGNSLENAAITAVQGEDYKAAEKLYEELVNSDYMKNGVIYYAVNKASGQEEQLPNRETRTKSIATGVYEKPRDVKVSTKLPDTYKMLASLADHNKNMEKAKKYYEKAVELNPADMDLKKAEARIYFNEAYELLKDDQKLVDEINSFRDDKPKYDELMAKRKEIFKKTIPLFEKAYSLDSSDVNTKNLLKMAYQVTGQNEKANKIN; this comes from the coding sequence ATGAAAAGATTAATTTTAGCTACAGCATTTTTCTGTTCGGTAGCGACTTTTGCTCAGAAAGATGAGTTAAAAACACTAAAGAAGATTTATGGAAAGGAAACGATCTCTCAAAAGGATCTAGAAGCTTATAAAGCAGCTTTAAATTCATTAGAACCTTTGGCTAAAGAAGAGGGAGATAAAGTTTATACAAAGTTTTATAAAGTAATGTATCCTACATTAGAGCTTTATTCAAAAGGAGATAAGGCTACATTACAAGATCAGATCAAATTGTATAACCCTCAGTTTATTACTGAATATGGTAATGTAATAGATGAAACAATGGCTTATGAAGCTAAAGTAGGGAAGAAAATATATACGGATGATCTGGTTCAGGAAAAGCAATCTTTTAAAAATCAGTTGAGCATGATTGCTAATTCAGCGTATACTGGTAAAAAATATAAAGAAGCTTCTTCTTTTTTCTATGCGCTGTATCTTTTTGATGAAAAGAATGAAGGGAATTCTTTAGAAAATGCTGCAATCACTGCTGTTCAGGGAGAAGATTATAAAGCAGCTGAAAAGTTATATGAAGAGTTGGTAAATAGTGATTACATGAAAAACGGGGTTATTTACTATGCTGTTAATAAAGCTAGCGGACAAGAAGAACAACTTCCTAATCGAGAAACAAGAACAAAGTCAATCGCAACCGGAGTTTATGAAAAACCAAGAGATGTAAAAGTGTCTACTAAATTACCGGATACTTATAAAATGTTAGCTTCTTTGGCAGACCATAATAAAAATATGGAAAAGGCTAAAAAATATTATGAGAAAGCAGTAGAATTGAATCCGGCTGATATGGATCTTAAAAAAGCTGAGGCCAGAATTTATTTCAATGAAGCTTATGAATTGTTAAAAGACGATCAGAAATTGGTTGATGAAATTAATTCTTTCCGAGATGATAAACCAAAATATGATGAATTGATGGCTAAAAGAAAAGAGATTTTCAAGAAAACCATTCCGTTATTTGAAAAAGCATACAGTTTAGATTCCAGTGATGTTAATACTAAGAATCTTTTAAAAATGGCTTATCAGGTTACCGGTCAGAATGAAAAAGCAAATAAAATCAATTAG
- a CDS encoding UDP-2,3-diacylglucosamine diphosphatase translates to MKKRSVELVVISDVHLGTFGCHATELLEYLNSIKPKTLILNGDIIDIWQFRKSYFPKSHLKVVKKLINFSSKGTQVYYITGNHDEMLRKFSDTHLGNFSLVNKVVLELNGQKAWFFHGDVFDSSVHTAKWIAKLGGLGYDYLILLNRFINWCLNKMGKEPYSLSKKIKGSVKKAVKFISDFETTATDIAIDNQYDFVCCGHIHEPKILRKSNNKGSTLYLNSGDWIENLTALEYNRKKWKLYTHTPLNQIREDDDENIDMENELSQQLIANIIFHKK, encoded by the coding sequence TTGAAAAAGAGAAGTGTAGAATTAGTCGTAATTTCAGATGTACATCTTGGTACATTCGGTTGTCATGCCACAGAGTTATTAGAATATCTGAATTCTATTAAACCAAAAACCTTAATTTTAAATGGCGACATTATAGATATTTGGCAATTTAGAAAATCATATTTTCCTAAAAGTCACTTAAAGGTTGTCAAAAAATTAATAAATTTCTCCAGCAAAGGAACTCAGGTATACTACATTACCGGGAATCACGATGAAATGTTACGAAAGTTCAGTGACACACATCTGGGAAATTTTTCACTTGTTAACAAAGTGGTTTTAGAATTAAATGGGCAAAAGGCCTGGTTCTTTCACGGTGACGTTTTTGACAGTTCTGTGCATACTGCCAAATGGATCGCCAAATTAGGCGGATTAGGATACGATTACCTGATCTTACTGAACCGATTCATCAATTGGTGTCTGAACAAAATGGGAAAAGAGCCTTATTCCCTTTCCAAAAAAATTAAAGGAAGTGTCAAAAAAGCAGTAAAATTCATTTCTGATTTTGAAACGACAGCAACGGATATCGCTATTGATAATCAATATGATTTTGTGTGTTGCGGACATATTCATGAACCTAAAATATTAAGAAAATCAAATAATAAAGGCTCTACCCTTTATTTGAATTCCGGCGACTGGATAGAGAACTTAACCGCACTGGAATACAACCGTAAAAAATGGAAACTATATACTCATACTCCTTTAAATCAAATCAGGGAAGATGATGATGAAAATATTGATATGGAAAATGAACTTTCACAACAGTTAATTGCTAATATTATTTTTCATAAAAAATAA
- the aroC gene encoding chorismate synthase gives MAGNTFGTLFKVTTFGESHGEALGGIIDGCPAGIELDLEAIRTEMQRRKPGQSAIVTQRKEEDEVQFLSGIFEGKTTGTPIGFVIQNTNQKSHDYSHIKDTYRPSHADYVYEKKYGIRDYRGGGRSSARETVSRVVAGAVAKQVISDVKITAFVSSVGEIFIDKPYQDLDFSKIESNPVRCPDEKSAERMEAYIKEIKKQGDTVGGTITCVIQNVPVGLGEPVFDKLHADLGKAMLSINAVKGFEYGSGFCGAKMKGSEHNDSFNPDGTTKTNLSGGIQGGISNGMDIYFRVAFKPVATLLQKQDVLTNTGEIIEQQGRGRHDPCVVPRAVPIVEAMAALVITDHFLYNK, from the coding sequence ATGGCAGGAAATACATTTGGAACGCTATTTAAAGTAACTACATTTGGAGAGTCACATGGAGAAGCATTAGGAGGTATTATTGACGGCTGTCCGGCTGGTATTGAATTGGATCTTGAGGCAATTCGAACTGAAATGCAAAGAAGAAAACCCGGACAATCAGCAATAGTAACGCAAAGAAAAGAAGAAGACGAAGTTCAGTTTCTATCCGGTATTTTTGAAGGAAAAACAACCGGAACACCTATAGGTTTTGTCATTCAGAATACCAATCAAAAGTCTCATGATTATTCGCATATAAAAGATACCTACAGACCGAGTCATGCTGATTATGTGTATGAAAAGAAATACGGAATCAGAGATTACAGAGGAGGAGGAAGAAGTTCTGCCAGAGAAACGGTTAGCAGGGTTGTAGCAGGGGCTGTTGCCAAACAGGTTATTTCTGATGTTAAAATTACAGCTTTTGTATCTTCTGTTGGCGAGATCTTTATCGACAAACCGTATCAGGATTTAGATTTTTCTAAAATTGAAAGTAATCCTGTCAGATGTCCGGATGAAAAGTCTGCTGAGAGGATGGAAGCCTATATAAAAGAAATTAAAAAGCAAGGTGATACAGTAGGAGGAACAATTACTTGTGTGATTCAGAACGTGCCTGTAGGCTTGGGAGAACCTGTTTTTGATAAATTACATGCCGATTTAGGAAAAGCCATGCTTTCTATTAATGCAGTTAAAGGTTTTGAATACGGTAGCGGATTTTGCGGCGCTAAAATGAAAGGAAGTGAGCACAATGATTCTTTTAATCCGGACGGAACTACTAAAACTAATCTTTCGGGAGGAATACAAGGAGGGATCAGTAATGGTATGGATATTTATTTTAGGGTAGCTTTTAAGCCGGTAGCCACTTTGTTGCAAAAGCAAGATGTGTTAACAAATACTGGCGAGATCATCGAACAGCAAGGAAGGGGGAGACATGATCCGTGTGTGGTACCCAGAGCGGTTCCTATTGTAGAAGCAATGGCGGCATTAGTTATTACCGATCATTTTTTATATAACAAATAG
- a CDS encoding thiol-disulfide oxidoreductase DCC family protein: MNFPKDKKIILFDGVCNLCNTSVQFIIKHDPKDVFRFVAIQSETGQELIRYLGIDTSKTDSIILYEPGMAYYFKAEAALRIAKELKSGYSLLYSFIVVPDKIKNFIYDYIAKNRYKWYGKKESCMIPTPELKAKFL; the protein is encoded by the coding sequence ATGAATTTTCCGAAAGATAAAAAAATCATACTGTTTGACGGGGTTTGCAATTTATGCAACACTTCCGTTCAATTCATTATAAAGCATGACCCAAAAGATGTTTTCCGCTTTGTGGCAATTCAATCGGAAACCGGACAAGAACTGATCCGGTATTTAGGTATTGACACTTCTAAAACCGATTCCATTATTTTATACGAACCGGGCATGGCTTATTATTTTAAGGCAGAAGCGGCTCTGCGTATTGCAAAAGAGTTAAAAAGCGGATATTCCCTACTCTATTCCTTTATAGTCGTACCGGATAAGATTAAGAATTTCATCTATGATTACATAGCTAAAAACCGTTATAAATGGTATGGCAAAAAAGAATCCTGCATGATCCCTACACCGGAATTAAAAGCTAAATTTCTCTGA
- a CDS encoding endonuclease MutS2, producing the protein MISVTDKTLQDLEFKTILQTISEYCHTEIGEQKAQDILPFKNKGKLLDNLNQTSEYLASFTNNNAIPNHGFETVSNELKFLGIEDSFLEASGFKKIIHLAETTIALVLYFKKFEEYYPKLQLKASEITIEKFIVAAIENVFDKYGEIKDNASPDLVNIRRNIQLVRGKINQSFGVALSQYNSAGYLDDIKETVVDNRRVLAVLAMHRKKVKGSVMGSSKTGSIVYIEPDATLRFSRELNSLLQDEREEIIRILKELTNQIRPYKNLLADYQEFLSDIDVIAAKAKYAHRINALLPKITDEKRLYFREAYHPILWLTNSTKKQPIYPQTIELHNESRIIVISGPNAGGKSITLKTIGLLQLMLQSGILIPVHERSETFLFDRILTDIGDNQSIENHLSTYSYRLKNMNYFLKKCNAKTLFLIDEFGTGSDPELGGALAETFLEEFYAREAFGIITTHYTNLKILANELPFAINANMMFDEKSLEPMYKLHLGQPGSSFTFEVAQKNGIPYGLINRAKKKIERSKVRFDKTIATLQKERSKLEKTSQNLKEEESKAREESQKMEQINAKIQDKLERYQELYDANQRLIYLGQKLDDISEKYFNNKDKKTLIGEFLKMVEIENSKRKKITKKEKVIKQKIEKQVIAEVKEKVEEIREKKKEEKQKKKEVEQNKPKVVLKVGDRVRMIDGKAIGTIDAIEKNKATVNYGIFTSKVSVDQLEYIQPL; encoded by the coding sequence ATGATTTCAGTAACTGATAAAACTTTACAGGACTTAGAATTTAAAACCATTTTGCAAACCATTTCAGAATATTGTCACACTGAGATCGGCGAACAAAAAGCACAAGACATATTACCTTTTAAAAACAAAGGGAAACTACTGGATAATCTGAACCAAACTTCAGAGTATCTGGCTTCGTTTACGAATAATAATGCCATTCCGAATCACGGCTTTGAAACTGTTTCAAATGAACTGAAATTTTTAGGAATTGAAGACAGTTTTTTAGAAGCGTCCGGTTTTAAAAAGATCATTCATTTAGCAGAAACAACGATAGCTCTGGTTCTCTACTTCAAAAAGTTTGAGGAATATTATCCGAAACTACAGCTCAAAGCCTCTGAAATCACAATCGAGAAATTTATTGTAGCAGCTATTGAAAATGTATTTGATAAATACGGAGAGATCAAAGACAATGCCTCACCGGATCTGGTGAACATCAGGAGAAACATCCAATTGGTACGCGGAAAGATCAACCAAAGCTTCGGGGTTGCCCTTTCCCAATACAATTCGGCAGGATATTTAGACGATATCAAAGAAACAGTCGTAGATAACAGACGTGTTCTGGCGGTTTTAGCAATGCATCGTAAAAAAGTAAAAGGTTCGGTCATGGGAAGCTCTAAGACCGGAAGTATTGTTTACATTGAACCCGATGCCACATTGCGTTTTTCAAGAGAGCTGAACAGTTTGCTTCAGGACGAACGTGAAGAAATCATTCGCATTTTAAAAGAACTAACCAATCAAATCAGACCTTATAAAAACCTTTTAGCTGATTATCAGGAGTTCTTAAGTGATATTGATGTTATTGCCGCTAAAGCGAAGTATGCACACCGGATCAATGCTTTGTTGCCAAAGATTACGGATGAAAAACGCTTGTATTTCAGAGAAGCCTACCACCCTATTCTGTGGCTGACGAATAGTACTAAAAAGCAACCGATTTACCCGCAAACCATCGAACTGCATAATGAAAGCCGAATCATAGTCATCTCAGGACCTAATGCCGGAGGTAAAAGTATTACCCTTAAAACCATCGGTTTATTACAACTGATGCTGCAAAGCGGTATTCTGATCCCGGTTCACGAGCGCAGCGAAACCTTTCTGTTTGACAGAATACTGACAGATATCGGAGATAATCAGTCCATTGAAAACCATTTAAGTACCTATAGCTATCGTTTGAAGAACATGAACTACTTTCTTAAAAAGTGCAATGCAAAGACCTTGTTCTTAATTGATGAGTTCGGTACCGGATCTGATCCCGAATTAGGAGGAGCCCTGGCGGAAACTTTTTTGGAAGAATTCTATGCCAGAGAAGCTTTCGGTATCATTACGACCCATTACACCAATTTAAAGATATTGGCCAATGAATTGCCTTTTGCTATTAATGCAAACATGATGTTCGATGAAAAATCATTAGAACCCATGTATAAATTGCATTTGGGACAACCCGGAAGTTCATTTACGTTTGAAGTGGCACAAAAGAACGGAATACCATACGGTTTGATTAATCGCGCTAAAAAGAAGATCGAACGCAGTAAAGTTCGTTTCGATAAAACCATTGCGACTTTACAAAAAGAGCGTTCTAAACTGGAAAAAACCTCTCAAAACTTAAAAGAGGAAGAATCAAAGGCTCGTGAGGAAAGCCAAAAAATGGAACAGATCAATGCTAAAATTCAGGACAAACTGGAGCGTTATCAAGAATTATATGATGCTAACCAGCGCTTGATTTATTTAGGTCAGAAACTGGATGATATCTCTGAGAAATATTTCAATAATAAAGACAAGAAAACGTTGATCGGTGAATTCTTGAAAATGGTGGAAATTGAAAATTCAAAACGCAAAAAAATCACCAAAAAAGAAAAAGTCATCAAACAAAAGATTGAAAAACAAGTTATAGCAGAAGTAAAAGAAAAAGTAGAAGAAATTCGCGAGAAGAAAAAAGAAGAAAAACAAAAGAAAAAAGAAGTTGAGCAAAACAAACCGAAAGTAGTACTAAAAGTTGGTGACCGTGTGAGAATGATCGATGGAAAAGCGATCGGTACTATTGATGCCATTGAAAAAAATAAAGCAACTGTAAACTATGGAATTTTCACTTCTAAAGTCAGCGTAGATCAGTTAGAATATATTCAGCCTTTATAA
- a CDS encoding uracil-DNA glycosylase → MQVKINSSWQPYLQNEFNKSYFQSLVAFVKEEYTNYKCYPKGNQIFAAFDACSFQDVKVVIIGQDPYHGAGQANGLCFSVNDSIPFPPSLINIFKEIEQDLGKPIPETGNLERWAKQGVLLLNATLTVREASAGSHQNKGWEAFTDAVIDAISQNNEKVVFLLWGGYAKKKGARIDRNKHFVLETGHPSPLSANRGLWFGNKHFSKTNAYLEQIGKEKIIW, encoded by the coding sequence ATGCAAGTAAAAATCAATTCTTCCTGGCAACCGTACTTACAAAATGAATTTAATAAATCGTATTTTCAATCGTTAGTTGCATTTGTAAAAGAGGAATATACAAACTATAAATGTTATCCTAAAGGGAATCAGATTTTTGCAGCTTTTGATGCTTGCTCTTTTCAGGATGTGAAAGTTGTCATTATAGGGCAGGATCCGTATCACGGAGCCGGACAGGCAAACGGCTTGTGTTTTTCGGTTAATGACAGTATTCCTTTTCCTCCGTCACTCATCAATATTTTTAAAGAAATTGAGCAAGATTTAGGTAAGCCAATACCTGAAACCGGAAATTTAGAGCGTTGGGCAAAACAAGGAGTTCTGCTTTTAAATGCTACTCTGACCGTACGGGAAGCTTCTGCCGGAAGCCACCAGAATAAAGGTTGGGAAGCCTTCACAGATGCCGTAATTGATGCTATTTCGCAAAATAATGAAAAAGTTGTCTTTTTACTTTGGGGCGGTTATGCTAAAAAGAAAGGTGCTAGAATTGACAGAAATAAGCACTTTGTTTTAGAAACCGGACACCCGTCGCCATTAAGTGCCAACAGAGGTTTGTGGTTTGGAAATAAACATTTTAGTAAAACGAATGCGTATTTGGAACAAATAGGGAAGGAAAAGATCATTTGGTAA
- a CDS encoding GNAT family N-acetyltransferase has protein sequence MKNIEQTFGEFLITTNKAKLDIVAIHEFLSKHSGWSANIPFETVRKSIDNSLNFGLFHNHKQIGFARVISDFSTIAYLGDIYVLENYRGQGLSKKLMEFVMKHPDLQNLRRWILLTSTADWLYEKYGFTKLPKPELYMELFNPDVYKTKQ, from the coding sequence ATGAAAAATATTGAACAAACATTCGGAGAATTTCTTATTACAACAAATAAAGCAAAGTTAGACATAGTTGCCATTCACGAGTTTTTATCCAAACATTCCGGTTGGAGTGCAAACATACCATTTGAAACAGTTCGAAAATCAATCGATAATTCTTTAAATTTCGGACTGTTCCACAACCATAAACAAATCGGGTTTGCACGAGTAATCTCTGATTTTTCTACAATTGCTTATTTAGGTGATATCTATGTTTTAGAAAATTACCGCGGACAAGGACTTTCAAAAAAACTCATGGAATTCGTAATGAAGCATCCTGATTTACAAAACCTGAGACGATGGATCTTACTGACATCAACTGCAGATTGGCTTTATGAAAAATACGGATTTACTAAATTGCCAAAACCGGAATTATATATGGAACTATTTAATCCGGACGTTTATAAAACTAAACAATAA